In a single window of the Planctomycetia bacterium genome:
- a CDS encoding beta-propeller domain-containing protein, with protein MIRLCLSAAVALLLTGACDAQRLATDGTGGTFSAPAGNPLPQVEADAAGLAAREIEDADIVKVVGDRVYALNRFKGLIIIDVANPDAPSILGQFDLRGRGVEMYVVGSQVFALLSADYYFPYIEGGPIGASSSIAPDVFPPPAPDFDGSQLAIIDVSNPAAPALQGKINLVGFANDSRRVGNVIYVVGRTLIPYEFDSMSGDDHVDEGFVASINVADPANIVPVQRETFAGAGLEMHVSESLLSVASRNYDVNSGQSMTRVQLVDITDATGVIDVRGFFNVPGAIRNRFYMDDFGGVFRIATESGGFGFRKVRVFTYDLADLDNVVALGQVEVIQGESLEAVRFDGVKGYVVTFLRVDPLFVVDLSDPTAPSVSGQLEVPGFSTHIEPRGDRLIAIGIDDTDGRRPAVAYYNVEDPTNPTQIGRVVLGPPGSFTESEAVYDEKAFKIVDELGLIAVPFTHYEYSGDPVPLGGPNGQGIVRDYYVPQCKSGVQLVDFSDAALSQRGFFEHDGRVERVGVVGSRVFSLSQAGFQTVDITDRDKPAATGSVAFFTPDEMSRFAIGDCGYYFPGPIDPGFGNGFFPWLSLFQSMCGAMGVLPLVIVSAALLGGRSYVRGRRRSVA; from the coding sequence TTGATCAGACTGTGTCTGTCGGCGGCGGTCGCATTGCTGCTTACTGGCGCGTGCGATGCGCAGCGACTTGCAACCGATGGCACGGGCGGAACTTTTTCCGCGCCGGCGGGCAATCCATTGCCGCAGGTTGAGGCCGACGCCGCCGGGCTCGCTGCGCGCGAGATTGAGGATGCCGACATCGTCAAGGTCGTCGGCGACCGCGTGTATGCGCTCAATCGATTCAAAGGTCTGATCATCATCGACGTGGCGAATCCTGATGCGCCGTCGATTCTCGGGCAGTTCGACCTTCGCGGTCGCGGCGTCGAGATGTATGTCGTGGGATCGCAGGTCTTTGCCCTGTTGAGTGCGGATTACTACTTTCCCTATATCGAGGGCGGTCCTATCGGCGCGAGTTCGTCGATCGCGCCGGACGTGTTTCCGCCGCCTGCGCCGGACTTTGACGGAAGCCAGCTTGCGATCATTGACGTGAGCAATCCGGCAGCGCCGGCGCTGCAAGGCAAGATCAACCTCGTTGGCTTCGCCAACGATAGTCGGCGCGTCGGGAATGTGATTTACGTCGTCGGACGAACCCTGATTCCCTACGAATTCGATTCCATGAGCGGCGACGATCATGTTGATGAGGGCTTTGTCGCGTCGATCAACGTGGCCGACCCGGCCAACATCGTTCCCGTTCAGCGCGAGACGTTTGCGGGGGCGGGACTGGAAATGCACGTAAGCGAGTCGCTTCTGTCGGTCGCGAGTCGCAATTACGATGTAAACTCCGGCCAGTCGATGACCCGTGTGCAACTGGTGGACATCACTGATGCGACCGGGGTGATCGACGTGCGCGGATTCTTCAATGTGCCCGGCGCGATTCGCAATCGCTTTTATATGGATGATTTCGGCGGCGTATTTCGGATCGCCACCGAGTCGGGGGGATTTGGCTTCCGAAAGGTGCGCGTATTCACCTACGATCTTGCCGATCTCGACAACGTCGTCGCGCTCGGCCAGGTCGAAGTCATACAGGGCGAGTCACTGGAGGCGGTGCGATTCGACGGCGTAAAGGGCTATGTTGTCACGTTTCTGCGGGTGGATCCGCTTTTCGTGGTTGATCTGAGCGATCCGACGGCGCCTTCGGTCAGCGGTCAGCTTGAAGTGCCGGGTTTCTCGACGCACATCGAGCCGCGGGGCGATCGGCTCATTGCCATTGGTATTGATGACACCGACGGGCGGCGGCCGGCCGTGGCGTATTACAACGTCGAAGACCCCACCAATCCGACTCAGATCGGTCGAGTCGTTCTGGGTCCGCCGGGCTCTTTCACGGAGTCGGAGGCAGTCTATGACGAGAAGGCGTTTAAGATCGTCGACGAGCTCGGCCTGATCGCGGTTCCGTTTACCCATTATGAGTATTCCGGCGATCCTGTTCCATTGGGGGGGCCGAACGGCCAGGGGATTGTCCGCGACTATTACGTTCCGCAGTGCAAGAGCGGCGTGCAGCTTGTCGATTTCAGCGACGCGGCACTTTCGCAGAGGGGATTCTTCGAGCACGATGGCCGTGTCGAGCGCGTGGGGGTTGTGGGCAGCCGAGTCTTTTCACTGTCTCAGGCGGGCTTTCAGACAGTCGATATCACCGATCGTGACAAGCCGGCGGCCACGGGAAGCGTGGCGTTTTTCACACCTGATGAGATGTCGCGCTTTGCGATCGGGGATTGTGGCTACTACTTTCCGGGCCCGATCGATCCGGGATTTGGTAATGGATTCTTCCCGTGGCTCTCGTTGTTCCAGAGCATGTGCGGAGCGATGGGGGTTCTGCCGCTTGTGATCGTCTCTGCGGCCCTATTGGGCGGGAGAAGCTATGTGCGAGGTAGGAGACGCTCCGTCGCCTAG
- the folK gene encoding 2-amino-4-hydroxy-6-hydroxymethyldihydropteridine diphosphokinase yields the protein MVNGRRKKQNAYIALGSNLGRRERNISAALNALETTKEIDVAKVSSLFETEPVGGPDDQPRFINAAAHLRTTLSPERLLAVCQQIEASLGRKREVPWGPRTIDLDILIFGDEIRSEPEMMIPHPLLHERRFVLEPLAEIASDLVHPTLDQTIQQLYDALLAAS from the coding sequence GTGGTAAACGGTCGCAGAAAAAAGCAAAACGCGTACATCGCCCTGGGCTCCAACCTCGGACGCAGAGAACGAAACATCTCCGCTGCGCTCAACGCTCTCGAGACGACCAAGGAAATCGATGTCGCCAAGGTCTCCAGCCTCTTCGAGACCGAGCCGGTCGGCGGGCCGGACGATCAGCCTCGATTCATCAACGCCGCCGCGCACCTTCGCACGACCTTGTCGCCTGAGCGCCTATTAGCCGTCTGCCAGCAGATTGAAGCGTCCCTGGGCCGCAAGCGCGAAGTTCCCTGGGGACCGCGTACCATCGACCTGGACATCCTCATCTTCGGTGACGAAATAAGATCCGAGCCTGAAATGATGATCCCCCATCCCCTCCTCCACGAGCGGCGGTTCGTCCTTGAGCCGCTTGCAGAGATCGCGTCTGACCTCGTGCATCCAACGCTCGATCAGACCATTCAGCAGCTCTACGATGCCCTTCTGGCCGCTTCATAG
- the tnpA gene encoding IS200/IS605 family transposase, which translates to MPGTYSQVLLHVVFSTKHREKWISAQIAERLYPYIGGIVRTEKGTLLDVGGMEDHVHLYLRWRPDESISNLMRVVKARSSKWVHETFPRLAAFAWQEGYSAFSVSKSQEDTVKKYISNQAEHHRREDFRSELLRLLTAHGIEFDERYVCD; encoded by the coding sequence ATGCCCGGCACGTACTCGCAGGTTCTGTTACACGTCGTCTTCAGCACCAAGCATCGCGAGAAATGGATCAGTGCGCAAATCGCAGAGCGTCTCTACCCGTACATCGGCGGGATTGTTCGCACTGAGAAGGGGACACTGCTCGACGTCGGCGGCATGGAGGATCATGTGCACCTGTACTTGCGCTGGCGGCCGGACGAGTCGATTTCAAATCTGATGCGAGTCGTGAAAGCGCGGTCGTCGAAGTGGGTCCATGAGACTTTTCCGAGACTCGCCGCGTTTGCGTGGCAAGAGGGCTACTCTGCATTTTCGGTCAGCAAGTCGCAGGAGGACACGGTCAAGAAGTACATCTCGAATCAGGCTGAGCATCATCGGCGTGAGGATTTTCGATCGGAGTTACTGCGGTTGCTTACGGCACACGGGATCGAATTCGACGAGCGGTATGTGTGTGATTGA
- a CDS encoding IS1380 family transposase produces MFFSSLGRKKIVADFTGGTLTSDAGGLLLREVERRLGLVDQLAGVINDPRDPARIQHDQRVMLAQRIFAIAMGYEDLNDHQALRSDPVLAVLTGRPPSADEPLASSPTLCRLENRVTRGDLARMSRVLVEQFIASYESPPEELILDFDATDDPIHGNQEGRFFHGYYDHHCFLPLYVFCGSRLLVSYLRPSNIDGAHHAWPILKLLVQRLRQAWPGVRIIVRGDSGFCRRRMMKWCDRHGVKYVLGLARNTVLEKAAESFMQAAEAQFATTQQKVRNFHEIEYAAQTWDRPRRVIVKAERLVQGPNVRFVVTNLTDRTPNDIYDGLYTARGDMENRIKEQQLGLFADRTSCHAFLANQFRLLLSSAAYVLVETLRRTALAGTELAEAQVNTIRLKLFKVAARVVVSVRRVVLRLSSSCPLQDLWRSLVPRLRLIPPAPS; encoded by the coding sequence ATGTTCTTTTCCAGTCTCGGCCGCAAGAAAATCGTGGCCGATTTCACAGGCGGAACGCTCACCTCAGACGCCGGGGGTCTGCTGCTTCGGGAGGTCGAGCGGCGTCTGGGCCTGGTCGATCAACTGGCCGGGGTCATCAACGACCCGCGTGATCCGGCCCGAATTCAACATGACCAGCGGGTCATGCTGGCCCAGCGCATCTTTGCCATTGCGATGGGCTACGAAGATCTCAACGACCATCAAGCCCTGCGGAGCGATCCCGTGCTGGCGGTCCTGACCGGGCGGCCGCCGAGCGCGGATGAGCCGCTGGCCAGCAGTCCGACCTTGTGCCGGCTGGAGAACCGCGTCACGCGCGGCGACCTGGCACGAATGTCGCGTGTGCTGGTGGAGCAGTTCATCGCGTCCTATGAATCGCCGCCGGAGGAATTGATCCTCGACTTCGACGCGACCGACGATCCGATCCACGGCAACCAGGAAGGCCGCTTCTTCCACGGCTATTACGACCACCACTGCTTCCTACCGCTGTATGTGTTCTGCGGCTCGCGGCTGCTGGTCTCCTACCTGCGGCCCAGCAACATCGACGGGGCCCATCACGCCTGGCCCATCCTGAAGCTGCTGGTGCAGCGCTTGCGACAGGCGTGGCCCGGGGTGCGGATCATCGTCCGCGGGGATTCCGGCTTCTGCCGCCGGCGAATGATGAAATGGTGCGACCGGCACGGCGTCAAGTACGTGCTGGGCCTGGCCCGCAACACCGTCCTGGAGAAAGCGGCCGAGTCCTTCATGCAGGCGGCCGAGGCCCAGTTCGCCACCACGCAGCAGAAGGTGCGGAACTTCCACGAGATCGAGTACGCGGCGCAGACCTGGGATCGCCCGCGCCGCGTGATCGTCAAGGCCGAGCGGCTGGTTCAGGGGCCCAACGTTCGATTCGTGGTGACCAACCTGACCGACCGCACGCCGAACGATATCTACGACGGTCTGTACACGGCCCGCGGCGACATGGAGAACCGCATCAAGGAGCAGCAGCTCGGGCTCTTCGCCGATCGCACCAGTTGCCACGCCTTCCTGGCCAATCAGTTCCGGCTGCTGTTGTCCTCGGCGGCCTACGTCCTGGTGGAAACGCTGCGCCGCACGGCCCTGGCCGGCACCGAACTGGCCGAGGCCCAGGTGAACACCATTCGCCTGAAACTCTTCAAGGTCGCCGCGCGGGTGGTCGTCTCCGTGCGCCGCGTCGTACTGCGACTGTCGAGCAGCTGCCCCCTGCAGGACCTGTGGCGATCCCTGGTTCCACGACTCCGCCTGATCCCGCCCGCCCCATCATGA
- the metG gene encoding methionine--tRNA ligase yields MAKRRFLITAALPYSNGRLHVGHVAGAYLPADIMVRYLRSRGDDVRFICGSDDNGVAIEISARKEGTTPAELCSRYNKRQATDFEGLGIHFDIYGGTHQPQFVELHNQLSQDFFKTIHKNGHFVKRTTEQLYDVQASKFLPDRYVNGACYHKMPDGKPCGNPAALGDQCEQCGNSIDPLKLINPISTITQTTPEKRTTTHWYLQLEKFQGMLADWFSLVSLDWRPIVTNFALGSIRTGLPERAMTRDLEWGVPVPLEDPDAKGKVLYVWFDAPIGYVSFTAALCQERDGDWRKYKDWWQSPDCEIIHFIGEDNIVFHALIWPSMLLGTQFTAAEIAARGSNYTKPKDEGFYQLPTNVVANAFLNIKFPGREEEKISKSRGTAVWIEDYLKSFDPDPLRYYLTINAPESQRTAWSFDEFVERNNAELIATLGNFVNRWQKIVTEDFGRKVPPAEKSDALEKELLDMIRELPNEVADEIESTRYKAGLGRVMEAFRACNRYIDTRAPWTSRKTDMALCAATVHTCIQAVRTLGVLLEPFLPFASEKIRVSLNVPKEQWTWATAAEPLAVGHTLGPAPEVLFRKLDPKEFAPTE; encoded by the coding sequence ATGGCGAAACGCCGCTTTCTCATCACTGCCGCCCTGCCTTATTCGAACGGCCGCCTGCACGTCGGTCACGTGGCCGGGGCCTATTTGCCCGCCGACATCATGGTGCGCTACCTGCGCTCGCGCGGGGACGACGTCCGGTTCATCTGCGGCAGCGATGACAACGGCGTGGCCATTGAGATATCCGCCCGCAAGGAAGGCACGACGCCGGCGGAGCTTTGCAGTCGGTACAACAAGCGGCAGGCGACCGACTTCGAGGGGCTGGGGATTCACTTCGACATCTACGGCGGCACGCACCAGCCGCAGTTCGTCGAGCTGCACAACCAGTTGAGCCAGGATTTCTTCAAGACCATCCACAAGAACGGTCACTTCGTGAAGCGGACGACGGAGCAGCTTTACGACGTCCAGGCGTCCAAGTTTCTGCCGGATCGCTATGTCAACGGGGCCTGCTATCACAAGATGCCCGATGGCAAGCCGTGCGGCAATCCCGCGGCGCTGGGCGACCAGTGCGAGCAGTGCGGCAACAGCATTGACCCGCTCAAGCTGATCAACCCCATCAGCACCATCACCCAGACGACGCCGGAAAAGCGCACCACGACGCACTGGTATCTCCAGTTGGAGAAGTTCCAGGGCATGCTGGCCGACTGGTTCAGCCTGGTGTCGCTCGACTGGCGGCCGATCGTCACCAACTTCGCCCTCGGTTCGATTCGCACCGGCCTGCCCGAGCGGGCCATGACGCGCGACCTGGAGTGGGGCGTGCCTGTTCCGCTGGAAGACCCGGACGCCAAGGGCAAGGTGCTGTACGTCTGGTTCGATGCGCCCATCGGATACGTGAGCTTCACGGCGGCCTTGTGCCAGGAGCGCGACGGCGATTGGCGCAAATACAAGGATTGGTGGCAGAGCCCGGACTGCGAGATCATCCATTTCATCGGCGAGGACAACATTGTCTTTCACGCGCTGATCTGGCCGTCGATGCTGCTGGGCACGCAGTTCACGGCCGCGGAGATCGCCGCGCGCGGCAGCAACTACACCAAGCCGAAGGACGAGGGCTTCTATCAGCTTCCGACGAACGTGGTGGCCAACGCCTTCCTGAACATCAAGTTCCCTGGTCGCGAGGAAGAGAAGATCAGCAAGAGCCGCGGCACCGCCGTCTGGATTGAGGACTATCTTAAATCATTCGATCCTGACCCCCTTCGTTACTACCTGACCATCAACGCGCCCGAGTCGCAGCGGACGGCGTGGAGCTTTGACGAGTTCGTCGAGCGGAACAACGCCGAGTTGATCGCGACACTGGGCAACTTCGTGAATCGCTGGCAGAAGATCGTGACCGAGGACTTCGGCCGCAAGGTGCCCCCGGCGGAAAAATCCGACGCGCTGGAGAAAGAACTGCTCGACATGATCCGCGAGCTGCCCAATGAGGTCGCCGACGAGATCGAATCCACGCGATACAAGGCGGGCCTCGGCCGGGTGATGGAGGCCTTTCGGGCGTGCAACCGGTACATCGACACGCGGGCTCCGTGGACCTCGCGAAAGACGGACATGGCCCTGTGCGCGGCGACGGTGCATACCTGCATCCAGGCGGTGCGCACGCTGGGCGTCCTGCTCGAGCCGTTCCTGCCGTTTGCCAGTGAGAAGATTCGCGTCTCGCTGAATGTGCCGAAGGAGCAATGGACCTGGGCCACGGCGGCTGAACCACTGGCAGTGGGCCACACGCTGGGCCCCGCGCCGGAGGTTTTGTTCCGGAAGCTGGACCCGAAGGAATTCGCGCCAACGGAGTAG
- a CDS encoding alpha/beta fold hydrolase, with protein MLQPCIETLRYSDGYRAAVRWWRPPEPRGAVLYFHGIQSHGGWYEMSGARLAEAGFTVLMPDRRGSGLNQAQRGHSPSIERSVQDAEESLSEVLRISGKPAAHLVGVSWGGKLCVALAAKLPEQVATMSLIAPGLFPRVDVSATEKIRIALSIVNDRERAYDIPLNDARMFTNNPERIRFVEGDRLKLAQVTAGFLLISRRLDRSTSRLAESAYRNPVHLLLAGHDKIIHNDRSSDWLRDLPSPDRQITMYPEGHHTLEFDADPTAFIEDLCAWIAQRA; from the coding sequence ATGCTCCAGCCCTGCATCGAAACGCTTCGCTATTCCGACGGCTACCGCGCCGCGGTGCGATGGTGGCGCCCGCCGGAGCCGCGCGGCGCGGTGCTCTACTTTCACGGGATTCAATCGCACGGCGGATGGTACGAGATGTCCGGCGCCCGACTCGCCGAGGCGGGCTTCACCGTCCTGATGCCCGATCGCCGCGGCAGCGGGCTCAATCAGGCCCAGCGCGGTCACTCGCCGTCGATCGAACGATCGGTGCAGGACGCCGAGGAGAGCCTCAGCGAAGTCCTGCGAATCTCGGGAAAGCCCGCGGCGCATCTCGTGGGCGTCAGTTGGGGCGGCAAGCTCTGTGTAGCGCTGGCCGCGAAATTGCCGGAGCAGGTCGCGACGATGTCCCTGATCGCGCCCGGCCTCTTTCCGAGAGTAGACGTCTCGGCCACGGAGAAGATTCGCATCGCCCTCTCGATCGTCAACGACCGCGAGCGCGCCTACGACATCCCGCTGAACGACGCGCGCATGTTCACCAACAACCCCGAGCGGATTCGCTTCGTCGAGGGCGACCGACTGAAGCTCGCACAGGTCACCGCGGGATTCCTGCTGATCTCGCGGCGACTGGATCGCAGCACGTCGCGGCTGGCCGAGTCGGCCTATCGAAACCCCGTTCATCTGCTGCTCGCGGGACACGACAAGATCATTCACAACGACCGCTCGAGCGACTGGCTGCGCGATCTGCCTTCGCCGGATCGGCAGATCACCATGTACCCCGAGGGGCACCACACCCTGGAATTCGACGCGGACCCGACGGCATTCATCGAGGATTTGTGCGCTTGGATCGCCCAGCGCGCCTGA
- a CDS encoding glycosyltransferase family 39 protein: MTENTSTDIPAASMGSRRCDLIAAILILIAVLLTGAPGITEGGLGWSDAPNHTFDGVFVYEFFRNWPLDHAREWAEQFYLRYPALGIIVYYPPGFAVVEAGLFAIFGVNIAVARATVLVFAFGAGWLMYLLGRRWFDRPTGLLASLLLITCPHGLLWMNDVMLEWPATFWILASVWTYEQYRQAHRPIWAIALAAAIVMAFMTKQTAGFILPVLLVQSLLQPDRRKHLLRPSLIASIIVACAIIGAYILFSRKYTALPSQLLRVSFDLTGLAHWPAEILGWPLVPIALLGLLTFIMKPDRGPRALLLLWFAAWTGFSLSIAAKEPRYLFFSIPPLAFAAVRFGFVSESSEGSKNTLSWSSAAPRLALLSTLVFVQGVLARSHDTGRLPDHAAAVAKLVDLGNADLVLIDAVRDGQFIFDVYQNAAARDKIIPLRASKLLYARAAREKYDYQQFVDSPEEIVALFNRYGIRYAVIESEYPTTPYADADPPPRKMLRELLAHDARFALVESWPMKCGDPIWDSVKLQLYEYRDCPPRTHKKIKLSIPAMNREVELELP; this comes from the coding sequence ATGACCGAAAACACTTCTACCGACATTCCCGCCGCGTCGATGGGCTCCCGTCGCTGCGATCTCATCGCCGCGATTCTCATCCTCATCGCGGTCCTCCTCACCGGTGCTCCAGGCATCACCGAAGGCGGCCTCGGCTGGTCTGACGCCCCCAACCACACCTTCGACGGCGTATTCGTATACGAGTTCTTCCGAAACTGGCCCCTCGATCATGCCCGCGAATGGGCGGAACAGTTCTATCTTCGCTATCCCGCACTCGGAATAATCGTCTACTACCCGCCCGGCTTCGCCGTCGTCGAGGCCGGACTCTTCGCAATCTTCGGCGTAAACATCGCAGTCGCACGCGCGACCGTCCTCGTCTTCGCATTCGGCGCAGGCTGGCTCATGTACCTGCTCGGCCGCCGATGGTTCGACCGCCCCACCGGCCTCCTCGCCTCACTGCTTCTCATCACATGTCCGCACGGACTCTTGTGGATGAACGACGTGATGCTCGAGTGGCCGGCGACATTCTGGATTCTCGCCTCCGTCTGGACCTACGAGCAGTACCGACAGGCGCATCGTCCAATCTGGGCCATCGCGCTGGCGGCAGCGATCGTCATGGCATTCATGACCAAGCAGACGGCAGGCTTCATTCTCCCTGTACTGCTCGTCCAGTCGCTCTTGCAACCCGACCGCCGCAAACATCTCCTTAGGCCGTCGCTCATCGCGAGCATCATCGTCGCCTGCGCAATCATCGGCGCATACATCCTCTTCTCGCGAAAGTACACCGCCCTGCCATCGCAACTCTTACGGGTATCGTTCGATTTAACCGGCCTGGCCCATTGGCCGGCGGAAATCCTCGGCTGGCCGCTCGTGCCCATTGCCCTTCTCGGCCTCCTCACTTTCATCATGAAGCCTGACCGCGGCCCCCGCGCACTCCTGCTGCTGTGGTTCGCCGCATGGACCGGCTTCAGTCTCTCCATCGCCGCAAAGGAGCCGCGCTACCTGTTCTTCTCGATTCCTCCGCTGGCGTTCGCCGCCGTCCGATTCGGTTTCGTCTCAGAGTCATCCGAAGGCTCGAAGAACACCCTCTCCTGGTCATCCGCCGCGCCGCGACTCGCGCTCCTGAGCACCCTCGTTTTCGTGCAGGGCGTCCTCGCTCGGTCCCACGACACAGGCCGGTTGCCCGACCACGCCGCCGCCGTGGCGAAACTGGTCGACCTTGGAAACGCCGACCTCGTCCTCATCGACGCGGTTCGCGACGGCCAGTTCATCTTCGACGTCTATCAAAACGCCGCCGCGCGAGACAAAATCATCCCGCTCCGCGCCAGCAAGTTGCTCTACGCAAGGGCCGCCCGCGAAAAATACGACTACCAGCAATTCGTCGACTCGCCCGAGGAAATCGTCGCCCTCTTCAATCGCTACGGCATCCGCTACGCCGTCATCGAGTCTGAATATCCGACAACCCCCTATGCCGACGCCGATCCGCCTCCGCGCAAGATGCTGCGAGAACTATTGGCGCACGATGCCCGATTCGCCCTCGTCGAGTCCTGGCCGATGAAGTGCGGCGATCCCATCTGGGATTCCGTCAAACTGCAACTCTACGAATACCGCGACTGCCCGCCGCGCACCCACAAGAAAATCAAGCTCTCAATCCCCGCCATGAACCGCGAAGTGGAATTGGAGCTTCCCTAG
- a CDS encoding LL-diaminopimelate aminotransferase, producing the protein MPFERPERLAVLPPYLFIDIDRKKRAAIAAGKDVIDFGVGDPDRPTPRFIIDRMAQAIYDAKNHKYPFDTGVPEFRLVAADFFKKRFGVTLDPQKEIIALIGSKEGLGHLPLAVINPGQIGLIPTPGYPVYNAATIFAGGVPYEMPLREENGFLPDLAAIPADVLDRTALMFVNYPNNPTGAVAPLDFYERCVHLAKKHDFIICSDAPYTETYFDDNDRPHSIMEVAGAIDVAIEMHSLSKTFNMTGWRVAFAVGHPEVLASLAKVKGNMDSGVFGAIQHAAITALEGIDRPEVAEIRRIYKERRDALVPMLNKYGFATELPRATFFVWSKCPEGYASMECASKLLEEAAIVAIPGIGFGKAADKYVRFALTVEKERIAAAQSRLAGIKW; encoded by the coding sequence ATGCCTTTTGAGCGCCCCGAGCGGCTCGCCGTCCTGCCGCCCTATCTATTCATCGACATCGACCGCAAGAAGCGCGCCGCCATCGCCGCCGGAAAAGACGTCATCGACTTCGGCGTCGGCGACCCCGATCGGCCCACACCGAGATTCATCATCGACCGCATGGCCCAGGCCATCTACGACGCGAAGAATCACAAGTATCCCTTCGATACCGGCGTGCCCGAGTTTCGACTCGTTGCCGCCGACTTCTTCAAGAAGCGCTTCGGCGTCACCCTCGACCCGCAAAAGGAAATCATCGCCCTCATCGGCAGCAAGGAAGGCCTCGGCCACCTGCCGCTTGCCGTCATCAACCCCGGCCAGATCGGCCTGATCCCCACGCCCGGCTATCCCGTCTACAACGCGGCGACCATCTTCGCCGGCGGTGTTCCCTACGAGATGCCGCTCCGCGAAGAGAACGGCTTCCTTCCAGACCTCGCCGCGATCCCCGCCGACGTGCTCGATCGAACCGCTCTGATGTTCGTCAACTATCCCAATAACCCGACCGGCGCCGTCGCCCCGTTGGACTTCTACGAGCGATGCGTGCACCTGGCGAAGAAGCACGACTTCATCATCTGCTCCGACGCCCCCTACACCGAGACCTACTTCGACGACAACGACCGCCCGCATTCAATCATGGAAGTCGCCGGCGCGATCGACGTCGCCATCGAAATGCACTCGCTCTCCAAGACCTTCAACATGACCGGCTGGCGAGTCGCCTTCGCCGTCGGCCATCCCGAAGTGCTGGCCTCACTCGCCAAGGTCAAGGGAAACATGGACTCCGGCGTCTTTGGCGCGATCCAGCATGCCGCCATCACCGCCCTGGAAGGCATTGACCGACCCGAGGTCGCCGAGATTCGACGCATCTACAAAGAACGACGCGACGCCCTTGTGCCGATGTTAAATAAGTACGGCTTCGCCACCGAGCTTCCCCGGGCGACCTTTTTCGTCTGGTCGAAGTGTCCGGAAGGATACGCCTCGATGGAGTGCGCTTCGAAATTGCTGGAAGAGGCGGCCATCGTCGCCATACCAGGCATCGGCTTCGGAAAAGCCGCCGACAAATACGTGCGTTTCGCCCTGACAGTAGAGAAGGAAAGAATCGCTGCGGCCCAGTCGCGGCTGGCGGGGATCAAGTGGTAA
- a CDS encoding GNAT family N-acetyltransferase produces MPPQPYTIERLSPSVNGDDLRALAGLLSETVASGEAVSFLAPLSIESAEEWWRKTISDAHPRAVFLVARDEGQIVGTVQLHPAWAPNQPHRAEVVKLLVDQSVRRAGLGTALMHAVEDAARAAGLTLLTLDAKRGGAAERLYRRLGWTHVGTIPRFAIDPDGKTPHDAVIFFKDLI; encoded by the coding sequence ATGCCACCGCAGCCATACACGATCGAGCGACTCTCGCCCTCGGTCAACGGCGACGATCTTCGCGCCCTTGCCGGGCTTCTTTCCGAAACCGTCGCATCCGGCGAAGCAGTCAGCTTCCTCGCGCCGCTGTCGATCGAAAGCGCCGAAGAGTGGTGGCGAAAGACGATCTCCGACGCCCACCCCCGCGCCGTCTTTCTCGTTGCCCGCGATGAGGGCCAAATCGTCGGCACCGTCCAGCTCCACCCCGCCTGGGCCCCCAACCAGCCGCACCGCGCCGAAGTCGTCAAGCTGCTCGTCGATCAATCCGTGCGCCGCGCCGGCCTCGGCACGGCCCTGATGCACGCCGTCGAAGACGCCGCCCGCGCCGCCGGCCTCACCCTCCTCACCCTCGATGCCAAGCGCGGCGGCGCCGCCGAGCGCCTGTATCGAAGGCTCGGCTGGACCCACGTCGGCACAATTCCCCGCTTCGCCATCGACCCCGACGGCAAGACCCCGCACGACGCGGTGATCTTCTTCAAGGACCTCATCTAG